In Carettochelys insculpta isolate YL-2023 chromosome 3, ASM3395843v1, whole genome shotgun sequence, the genomic stretch ACCATGAAATACTTCAACCAGGGTGCACTAAGTGCAAATTGTTATGGGGAGAGGAGACACAGAGGTGGCATTAAGTCACCATATTGCTTCTCCAATCATGGGATGATCCAGGCACTGATCTGGTCCTCTGTGAAAACTACGGATGTCTGAGCAGATAGTGTGGGCTTATACTGATAACCAGTGACCCTACGGGGTCATGAGAGTGGCAGATCACAGAGGTGTAAGCACGTCCTGAGCAGGTCTCCTTTTCTATGCAATGTCCTTATGCGACTGAAAAGTGGGGTGGTTTAGACTATTGTAGGTCTGTGCCACCCAAGATACCCCTAACTAATGGAAATTCTCTTCTGACCGGTCATGCCAGCTTTGGAGTAGCTTTGCACTTAAAGAATAATGCAAAGTTCTTTTGCTGCACCAAAGAACCTGGATCTGTGGCTAGAACCCACTGATAACAGGAATATCATGCTTTGGTTTGACTTCTTCCAGCAGCCTGCAGGCTTAGTGGTTGGGTTAGTTCTACAGTGTAACCTTGCATAAAACTAACTTTATTTAATTTGTAGGTTTAGAAATGAAGGTACTGTAATTTTGACCCTCCGATTTCCACACTTTTTGGCCTCCCCATCCACCTAATAAATGTGGAGCATGAGGAACAGGCACTAGAACAAGAGAGATGACAAGTGAAATGAGTTTTTTGTGGTGAAAATACTAGCTCCCCAGCGCTGACATGATAAAGCTTAATTAATGCTGAGAGAGTACTAGGTGAAACATGCTACTTTCACTGCATCATCTGCCACTAAGGGGAAACAAAGCTATCACATTGTAGGCCAAGCCATTTATATGGAGTACTTTAACTGTCTCCCTAATGCTGAATCAAATATACTGTCTATCCAGGCAGGTTCCTATACACAGTGATCTGAGAGAGCTTGATCCAACAATTCTCAGGATGCAGCAATGTACCTCAAATGAGCCATTTTTATTAGTTCTCTATTAACTGGGGTTATGGTACCTTTCTGTAAATACATCTTCGTATTACGAGACATGCTCAGATTTTAACTTCCTCATGCCAGATACTGTCTTCCCATGTGTTTAAGGGGTGCCTAGTACATTATGGGTGCTAATGGAATCTGATTATGAGGAATACCAGCTGTTCCCATGGAATTCTGCTTTCTAGCAGCCCTGCAGTAATTTTCAGAGTGTAATCATTATCAAAGGTTTGTGATGGGGAGTACCCAACCTGCACTGACCAGGTGGGTGGGTGCAAGGCTTATTTGGGTGGTGaaggcccctcccccatggctcctgctgggcatgctccagctgcagccctggtatAAAGGTCAGAGAAGCTGGTCAGTTggggagaaggagctcctgcCCTAACTAGGTGGTGGCTGTGGctaaggccaaggccaaggcactATGCTACTGGAATGAGGGGTAGGAAGtagtccagggcagggagctgggaagctacCACCACAAGGGCCATTTTCAGAGCCTTTACTTAGTGAGACTTTATTCCTACAGGTAGTTCCATCAAATTAAGGGGTGGCTGTGTGTTCACATGAGATGTTAATGAGACTGTTAGTGTGAATGTATGCTCATTTTGGAGGAGTAAGgactccacagtcacagtctgGCCCCAAATGATTTTAATTTGCAAAAAGCTATGGGCACTACATCACCGGCCTGTTTAATTTGGGAAGAACTTGTATAACAGCTGCCATCTTGGTCAACACACTGGGGATGGACTGGAAATCTTCAGAGTTCAAAATATGACCTACTACAATTTGAATGGTAGGGTCAAGGCTCTCCAAGCGGGAGCTGTAACAGTTCATATCAGCTGTGGTTTGGCACAAAGTGGGATGTGTAACACACTCGAAAGAGAGCTGTACTTGAAAGCTGGCTCTTAAAGATGCCACATAATTTTATTGTGGATAACTCacggcctgattttcaaaattacACATGCAGCTTTGTGCCTGTTTTGCATGGGTGGTTATTGTGACTACATGTTCAAATGAGATATTTGTGTGTGTAGAAGACCAGCTAAATCTATTTAAACATGTAAATAATCCATTGGGAATGCAACCATATTGGTTGCATGTGCAAATAAAGCACTCACTTTTGAAAGCAAAAccctcaggccgtgtctacacttagaaaaaacttaaaatggccatgctaatgaccaaatagaagaatactaatgaggtgctgaaatgaatattcagtgcctcgttatcatgctgctggccccagcacttcaaaagtgccacatttcgctcgCCTGCAGCTCATACACActgggggtcctttagaaaaggaccccctgtgtgGACGAAGCGTGGGCGAGCAAAACTCGGCACTTTCAAAGTTTGTTTAGATAGCAAATCTTGCTAAGGCATATAATAGTTTCTATGCTCGTTGGAGATGCAGAAAATGGCGGGAGGCTGGATTTGACTAAGTATCAAAACATGTGGGTGTTTATCCAGTTCGTCTGAGTTTGCACACGGTTCACTTTTCTGTAACTGGTCCTGGATGGACTCAGGAATTGCAGTGGCGTGGGTGAAAAGTAATCCAAACTCTTTTGACTATCACAGAAAGTAAGGTGTAGACTGGGGGTGGCTTCAGCTGATCTGATTTTCCCACTGCAATGGTAGTAGCTGTAAAATAGCAAGTGTTCTATGGCTACAGTTTACTGGAACACTCCACATTTGAACTGTGAGAGCCTCTTGGGTTTCTATGTGCATAATGATAGTTTGAGTCTTCGGGGTTTCCTTATTCTTATTGGCGCTGCTAATAAGCTTCAGCTTTAGGAGTGAATGACTAGAGCCTCAGAGACCCATGCTACTAATTATGCTATGGTTTTGCTGAGCTCTAGTCTATACAGGTGAATTGAGTTTGGCTGTGTGTGCTGAGTTTAGACTTTAGTTCTTAAAATACAAAGTTACTGGTTACATTGTACTGAAACAAGAAGTACATGACACAAAATGGGTGTATTTGTCAGTGTATCTCATGGGCTGATTCTGCCCAGGTTCTTGGACTGGAATAACTTTAAAACTGACAGAAAATGTGAATTTTGTGCAGGGGCATAGGAGTTTCTTTGCTGCAAGCTCTGAAGGAGTTATGTTATGCTTTTTTTCAATACTAGGATTCTGCCAAACATTTGGCTGGGAAGCTGTCCTCGGCAAGTGGAGCATGTAACTATCAAGCTAAAAAAAGAACTGGGAGTTACGGCTGTGATGAACTTCCAGACTGAGTGGGATGTCGTTCAGAATTCCTGGGGCTGCAACCGCTATCCAGAACCCATGAGCCCGGAGATCCTTATGAAGCTGTATAAAGAGGAAGGTCTTGCTTATGTCTGGATGCCAACGCCAGACATGAGCACTGAAGGTAATATTTAAACTGGAGAAGTAATAGCAAAACCTTTCAGTGACATGATTACATTGCtttaatattgttttgttttctgaatagATTTAGTTTAATTATTGCTGTGATAGTAATTAGTAATTATTGTGTTGTCCCTGTTGTATTCTGTACACTGTCacacacagagagcagccaaactacTTCTGATACATATCTTCCTCTCTCGTTAGATCTCTATCCGCTCTAAAAATTGGTGACTGATTCAAAACCTTTTCTTGCAGCATTACATGTGAATGCAAACTCAGCAGGTTGGTGATCACTGGCTTGCCCATCAAGACTCTGAAATTGCTATAACAGCTGGTTTTAATGAAAGTGGCAATGCTAGTTAACCTACTCTGGCTTCCTTAATACAACACACTCTCTCCTGTAGTCAGATGCCCATATTGAGCCACTGTATTGTCATACAGAATAATTGTAATTATATAGGATGTGCATAGCATACCAATTGTAACATAAATTAGGGGTTGTTATTTAGCCATTACAATCCTGGATTCATTGATAAGAATAGATTAACTGATAGGAAACCGTGTGTAAGCAATATGTTAGAAAGATAGAGTGGTTTGCCATACTAGAAAATATATAGGGTATTTTTTAATATGATGAAATGTTGCTGCCAcagaagacttttttaaaaaaacaatgaaaTCAGAGCTATGGATTGACTTAGTGTTAATGCTGAGCTATGACATGTAGAAAAATGAGGGCTTGATTTTTGTAATCTCACTCCTTGAACTGATAGGGACTGGAAGTTCTCAAAATATAGCATTTTTGTAAAGGGTTAGCTTACTGCAGCTGCAGATTTTGCACATTTCTAAAAATGAGTCAGAGACTTGGATTTACAGAGATGTTGTTGTCTCCATCAGTTTGGATAAAATGGGAAATCTGTTTTCCATATCCTTGTTTTAAATTGGCAATACAAGGTTAGTCATATTTCAgttaaaagttgattttttttggaggacaggatacaGTGTTTCCATTAAATACTGCACAGAATCCATAAATGAACTGATGACAAACACCATCTTTGTTTTGGCACTGAAATCATTTTGGCAGTGAATTAATTTGATATCTTGATTAGCTGAATTCAACACATATGTCATCTAAAGTAACCATACTATTCCATAAATCAAGTTAATACCCATTTTCTTTATGACTCTGTGAGCCTATTCTGCCTCTAAATTGATTGAAACATTTGTGCTCGTACACATGGCCTCTTTTTTACTTTTTGGTCAAAGAGACAACAAATGAAAGGGAATTTGGATGGCTACACAAACACTGTATGACAAAAGCATTTCACTTTTGGCTCCGCTGTTTTAACATAATGGAAGAGGTTCCATTAAATGAAATTGGTTGCTTCAAGTAGGTCTGTACTGGACAGTGGGTCATAAGAAAAtccatgggggaaggggaggttgCAAGTGCAGGGCCAGTGTTTGGTAAGCAAAGCAATTTTCTTGGACTGAGGGGTTCAGAGGGAGGActatcagggctgggacaggtggTTGGAGGTTGGGGCAGCTCCATGTTGCAGGCTTTGGCCATGGCATACCTGAAGCAGCTCCCAGAGGCAGTGGCATGTTCTACCCTCCAGCTCTGCGAactgccctgtctgcaggcacCATCCCCACAGTTCCACTTAGtgctgttcccagccactgggagctacagAGCCAGTGCTTGGGccaggggcagtgtgcagaggctcCTGGCTGTCCCTGTGTGTAGGAGCTGGAGGGAAGacaagctgctgcttctgggagtctGCCCTAGCCGTGCTGTGTCACCAACTGGACTTCTGACATCCCAGTCAGTGGTGCTGATTGGAGTCatcagggtccctttttgacaaGACATTCCCATCAAAAACTCAACACCTGCCAACCCAACTTTtgtaagcaagtcatttttaTGTGAGGTTAACTGAGGGTACACGAGCCAAATCAGTAACGActgcagtagtctggaaaggttgagaaccacctATTTACAACACATATTTTAGTGCATTTCATCATTTTATGCCTAAGAAATGCTCCTGGGTCCAAGTTATTTGGACTCTGATATATTACTTAGCAAAATGTGACGTTTGGTATTCTGTTGGGAAAACTGACATTACACTTGCACATGTAGGCCATGATTTTCAACAAAGACTGGTGATATTTGGGTGCCCAACGAGAGAAAGAACCTAATTTTTAGGAAGCACTTTGCATCCAACTTTTTCAAATCAAGCCTCTTTTGAAGGCATTTCATTTTGGACAACCAAAATCATGAGTCACTTCTGGAAATCTTGACCCTAGCCTCTGCAGACAGGTACTTAATTTCTGACAGTCCAGAAAGTCTATGTAGAAATCCATATTCTCCCACCTTAGAGAGAAGAGAAACTAGCTTTAATAGATTTCTCTTTTCCTGCCACCATGATTTCACTGCACAACAGAATTTAGAGACCTATAgcctgtgtctaccctagcaagttcttttgaaagattttttgagaaAAGGAGGCTCTTttaaaagatcccacagagcatctacacacaaaaagcgttcattcgaaagtaaaccaaaagaatgtggtgctcctttcaagagcactcttccactcctatttgaggaagaatgccttattttgaaagcttctttcaaaagtaaatgtgtgtagatgctctgcagggcccttctttcacaagagcagtcctcatggcacctaatttttcgatccctggccagttctttcgaaagagcaggggctgtgtggacactctctttcgaaagagcagctcactcttttgatctgcttttttgtgcatggacgcactctttcgaaagaagttctttcggaagagatcttccagaagggcttcttttgaaagatctctgtagtgtagacatagccatagtgaacaGTGATTCTCATTTCCTCGAGTTCATGGGAACGTGTCCTGTTTTTTATCCTAGGAAGAATACAGATGTTGCCTCAGGCTGTCTGTCTCCTGCACGGTCTGCTCGTGAACGGCCACATCGTCTATGTGCATTGCAATGCTGGTGTCGGCAGGTCCACAGCTGCAGTCTGTGGCTGGTTAAAGTATGTGATGGGATGGAACCTGAGGAAAGTGCAATACTTTGTGGCCTCCAGGAGACCCGCTGTCTACATAGATGAGGAAGCTTTGGTTCGTGCTGAGGATGACTTTTATCAGAAATTTGGACCTCTTCGCTACTCCTGCAGACCTTAGTGATAGAAAAGTtgactggaggaggggagagacttGCCGTGTTGCGAACCCCAAGTATTCAAAATTCTTAACTTGCACCGCCGAAATTTGTGTGCGTGTTTGAAAGTGTGTGGAAAATCGTGCGATTTAGAAACAATAATTAGGTTAGTGTCTATTTATTTGTCTTTGGGGCTcttgttttcaaacttttctctgcAACAAGACTGGCTAGGAACTTAGTTTGCAAAACAAAAGCTGAGTTTCTCTTGtattcatgtatcagagaggtagccgtgttagtctgtatctttgagaacaacaagaagtccaagtgccaccagacttctctAATATTCATGGGACTGCAGGAGCTGAGGAAAATTTCACAGGATACAACCATGAGAGATGGAAAGACTGTGGTAGGAAGAAGGTGGAGGAGTTCAGAAGTGCTATATGAAGAAATGGAAGTCAGTGGtgtgtttgggtttttgtttgcttgtttgtttttgtctggcTTTTGTAGGCAGGGATATTTGGCCTATTCAGGTAGAGTCATCTGTGTTGGTGTGTTTACAAAGACAGCTGTaatgaaatggtctgaggaaaagcAGAAGGAAATTGAGTTATGCAGTTCTGTTTCAGTAACAAACAGCAAGATAAATTCAATTCATTAGGCAAGAACTGTCCTTTCTCTCATTTAAATTTGTAGTTAATATCATTTTGTAACATGTACTGCGGTACTTTATTATGATTCTGTGTACACTCTAGGTGCCATACATAAAGATGAAGAAGAGTTCTACCTGTGTATACTAAATCTATTGCAAGGAAGAGCTAGTACTTTGTCCAGTGGTAAGATTTCTGGGTCAGGGACTGTTTCCATTTATCTTGTCTTTACGGTGCCTAATATGATGCCATGATCCTTGATGAGGACCTCTTGGTGCTACCACAATATAGATAACAATAAAGAAAATGTAGTTACAGCAGAAGATGTGGCAGCTGGCCTGGTGAGCCTATATGCAGGCTGTGTGGCCATGTGAAGGGTTGGGTTTAGAGTCCCCGAcaatgtttcctctatttttttccatccttgtgtggaataaTTATTTATGGGcatgaggcatgtgtgaatgtccaccaccagcagaaataaaaaacCTAGCATGCCAGTTGTGGGTGGCTTCAGgcactcttctaatcagctgggtggcattgaaatctctcctgaatggctgcacaagcacagagCTTACTGGGAACACAAGTCCCAGTTCAGTGTCTGTCTCATTCTCCTATTTGGCATTGCCTGGAAGTCATGCAATAGCAGCCATCTCTTGTTCCTGTGAACAACGATGCTTCCACTGCTGCTCAGACATTGCTTTCCCTTTTGCTCAACTAGGAAGGGCATCAAGAGATTCTAGAGTCCCAGTGAGCCCCAGTCAGCCAAAAATAGGTGGTGTAATGCatgactttgtggggagatgaAAAATTCCTCCAATGAGGGTCTGAATGGGCAGGAAAGCTGCTCATTGCAGACACAAAAATTAAGAAACTAATTTCTAGAAGCAGATGACTGAGCTAAATCCTTTCCCTAGTCATTTTTAGAAAAACTATTTGTCCAAATAGAACTTTATTCAGTAATAAAGTAGTATTAAGAGACACAGGTATGTGACCTTAATTGTAAGGAAACCCTAATACTGGAGATGTGTCAGTGATCTCTTTGTTACTGGGCACTGCTCACAGAGATTGTCCATCATGATATAGTTTGCTTTATCTTCTACCCAATGTCTCCAGATGGGAAAAATGCCACTGAGAGTTGTTTTAAATTTATGTATGTGACCATCACTTTATTTTTGATtcctattttcaaataatttatgTCCTGCATGTATGTACTGGGTGAAACTATACGCTGTTGTTAAATAAAAGCCTTATGGCGTACCCGTAAGTGGGTGTTTTCTCGTGTGTTTTGCTTACATGTTTGTTATGCTTAAGAGCAGATGGTAGCCATTTGAAACATGTTTGTTTAGTTGGGGCCTCCCATGCTCTGGCTGGAACAAGAATGTGTTTTGTACCTGTGTGCTTGACCTAGTGAATTAAAGGGTGTTGATGATGACCATCATACTCCTGGAGTACAAGAGTATGCCACAATGCAACTCAGAGCATACATTTAAGGCTAGAATGTGACTTTAGGCACAGCTAGGGTGACCATTCATCCCATATCTGGCAGCACGGTCCCGTATTTGAGATGccgaaaaggtgtcccaacttattttttgaaaggactaattgtcctgtatttgggccctacCTGCCGACCTTTTCTGACAGCACCTGCGcagggacagctgctggtggaagtcacttccccaagcttcagggaagctgggggagtgtgggtggctgccacatccctgccattTCCCCAGGGTTCTGGGGGAGGACCGGtggttgctgcttccctggggagcGCTTGGAgatgctgcttctctggggctctgggggagggacggtggctgccacttccccagaatTCCCAGGAAGTGCTTGGGTCTCCCAgaaagcactggcagctgctgcctccttcccagctccctgggaactggtggagccgggaggggccacccttctcctgcccatatctccctgacctgtatttgggacagggagatgtggtcatCCTAGGCACTTCAGACCTGGGCAAGAAGTGATGCCATGGGTAGATGCTGATCTTAGAACGTCAGATGAATGGAGGAGTAACGACTCCCTaggcaactcctctatggtgaactctcccagggcaaaaggaatcaaggtaggccttgcaagagatatgaagactgcgtgaaggccaatattgctcatgctggtttaaaaccagatcagctagagcagcatgcaaaaggtcaaacaggctggtgtgctgtcGTACGAcaacgtatgacaactttgaagagcagtgatgcataCTCctgattgatgctcgtgagaggaagaaagcaacagcaacagccgcaccaacagagccaggacaattcctttgcccccactgCGAATGCCCATGCCGTCAATGCTTGGTCtcttcagccacatgcgagtcca encodes the following:
- the EPM2A gene encoding laforin isoform X1, whose product is MLFRFGVVLPAGLAEGGVVLLVVGSRPELGQWDPQRALPMKPARPAAPLPAQEPALWLAEAVLPDEEATGTFWYKFLQRRGADTVWEGNGPHHDRCCVYNESNLVDGVYCLPIGHWIEVSGHTDEMKHTTDFYFNIAGHQAIHYSRILPNIWLGSCPRQVEHVTIKLKKELGVTAVMNFQTEWDVVQNSWGCNRYPEPMSPEILMKLYKEEGLAYVWMPTPDMSTEGRIQMLPQAVCLLHGLLVNGHIVYVHCNAGVGRSTAAVCGWLKYVMGWNLRKVQYFVASRRPAVYIDEEALVRAEDDFYQKFGPLRYSCRP
- the EPM2A gene encoding laforin isoform X2; this translates as MKHTTDFYFNIAGHQAIHYSRILPNIWLGSCPRQVEHVTIKLKKELGVTAVMNFQTEWDVVQNSWGCNRYPEPMSPEILMKLYKEEGLAYVWMPTPDMSTEGRIQMLPQAVCLLHGLLVNGHIVYVHCNAGVGRSTAAVCGWLKYVMGWNLRKVQYFVASRRPAVYIDEEALVRAEDDFYQKFGPLRYSCRP